The Thermodesulfobacteriota bacterium genome contains the following window.
CCAGTCCGTTATCACGACCCTGTTATTCCCCTTGTCGAATACGTAAATCTCCTCGGCAGTTTCGTCCAGCGCCACGGCGGAGATGCTGTTGAAGTGCCTGCCCGTCGCAAGCCCGTCGATGCTGAAGAGATAGCGTACCCTGAAACTGCGTGTAATGCGCCCCTCTTCCTCCTCCTCAAGGCCCCCTTCGTCCTGCCCCCCCTCGTCAAGGATATCCTCCTCCACGACGGCCTCTTCGGCTACGACCTCCACGGGGACCGCCTCCGTCACGGCGGGCTCACCACCCTCCTCAGCGACGGACAAGCCGGGGAACAGAATAAAGGATAAACAGAAGAGGAATAAGAATGTTCTCATAAGGGGCATAAAAGAGTTCTACGAAAATATCGGACTTTAGGGGCTGTTGAAAAAGTTGTCATTGCGAGGAGCCGACGGCCAGCGGGCCGTCGCGACGCGGCAATCTCTAACTCGTTGATTTATATGAAAACGAGATTGCTTCGCTTCGCTCACAATGACACCGAGTTGGGTTTTTCAACAGCCCCCTTTACACTTCATTCTAACCCATCCGGGAGCGAGGGTCAAGGGGCGGGGCACACCATGATGGTGTTTCAACTTCATGACGGTCGTTAGTGGCTTATGGGGTGGAAGTTGCAGTGGGGGCGCATACGCGTTAACCGTGCGGCAGCACCATGATGCCTGCCCTGAGCCGTCCGACTGGCTCACGACAGGCCTGTCGAAGGGGTGTTCAAATTCACGGTGGCCGTTCCGGGTACGCGGGCAATAAAAAGCAGCTGCCTGCTATCTATTGTCGGTTATCGGTGGAAAGCAAAACGCCGATAGACCGGCACGCGGTAACCCCCAAACGGCAGGGGCCCTTGCCTTCGCAAGGGCCCCGCAATCCGAACTCTAAAAGGCCATAAAAAAAGGGAGGGGCAAAGCCCCTCCCTTTTTTTGAACTAAAAGCTACCTGCTTATTACCTGTTGTGACAGAGCTGGCAACCCCTGTTGCTCGCTATACCCAACCCGGTCTGGTTACCGGTGGTAACCGCATCGAGGTAGTTCCACCTCAGGTTGTCGTAGTAGGGTCCGCCGTGAGCGAAGTGACAACTCAGGCAAAATACCCTGTCTTCATCATTCGCACTGAGGTAGAAGACCCTCTGGTTAAGGGTGGTATTGCCGTCCACAACCGGCAGCACCTGGCCTGCCGCGGTGGCGTCGTAGGTACTGGTATCGATGATGGGGATACCGGAACCGGACTCCTGCAGCACGTTGCCGGGACTGTGGATGGTCTCATCGACCGGGTGCCTTCTCCAGTCGCCCGCAGAGGCCCGGCCACTGATACCGAGGTCAGCGGCATCGTTATCGTTGTTGTTCTCCTCATGCCAGTCGTCGTGACAGGCCGCGCACCAGTATGCGATACCGCCGGTGCCTGCGCCGTAGGCGTTGCTGTTGGGAGAGTCGTTCGCCAGATTCGTCAGACCAGCCTGGCTGACTTCCACGGTGGTATTATAGATGGGCCAGATGGCCTGCGTCTTGCCGCCACCCCCATCGTACGGCGTATAGGTGCCGCTACCGGAAGTACCGGTGACTCCGCCGACCCAACTGGTGGTAAGGGCGTCGATCGTTACGGTGTCTCCGGAGTTGTGCGGCGTCTTCTTCAGGTTCCTGAACGTGTTGGTGATATTCGTGCCGCCAACGCCGGCTCCGTGCGAGTCGTGGCAGGACGAACAACTGAAGCTCGCGACGTCGCTTGCTCCTTCCGAGGTGTCCATGCCCGGAGGAGTTACGGTCGTCATGCCGATAGAGTGCCCGTAACCCTGGGCATACGGCGAGCCGCCGGCGGCTGCATCGGTACAATCCGTGAGGGCTGTCAGGTCGCTACACTCCGCGCGGAAGTTGCCGCCGGAGCCGATAAAACCGATATCGGTGGCCTCATTCCAGACTAAGCCGGTGAGGACCTTCGGTGCGGTCTGGCCGTGCGGGCTGTGGGAGTTGTTGGCCTGGGCGCCCTCTTCCGCATGGCACTGTAGACATAACCGGTGCATCTGCGCCCTGTTCGTGAGCGAACCCCTCAAGAGTATTATGGAGCCGCCGACTGCGCCCCCGAGATCGTCGTTGCCCTGGCTGTTGTGCATGGTGTGGCAGTTTCCGCAGACGAGGTTGCCCGCGCCCCTGTGGATGGCCATGGAAGGCGTGGCCGCCACAAAGAGTAGCCCCACCAGTACGCTACAGACAAGCAGGGCCGGCAAATAATAGCTTCTCATAGTTCCCTCCTCTTTTTCCTTATTTTTAAATCCTATTGACATCATAAAAAACGTCCCCTGTATGAAAAACACCTGAATGAGGCGACCGTCACCTCAAACCTGACCTCAAACCTGCTGCCATCGTCGGCACCTATTGTTAAAACTAAATTAACAGATTTTAATCCGGCTGTCAAGGAAAAAAATGTAAAAAAATACTCTTTCGCGCAACAAAAAAGTGCCCGCCTCTCGATTGCAGAGTGGGGATTGCGGATTGTAGATTGGTTCTTTTATTCCGCAATCCCCACTCCGCAATCCGCAATCGAGACTGCCGCCTACCTTGTATCGGGCGCATAGAACTCCTTCTTGGGCACGCTGTGGCACCGCCGGCAGTTCTCGAACCCCTTGGGCTGGAATGCCACCTTGCCGTGGCACCTGCCGCAGTACTCGCCGTTCCAGATATCGTACATGGTGAACGTGTTGGCCTTCTCTTTATCCTTGAATATGGCGGGGTGGCAGTTCTTGCAGGAGAGCCAGTAGGTGTGCGCCTGGTGGGGGAAAAGCACGTCGGCCATCAGCCTGTCGTTTATCTTGAAGAGGATGTCCTTCTGGATATCCTTCTCCTTGTCCGCGTCCGTGCCTTTTTCCCTGACCGCCTCCAGTATGGTATCGCTGGGCTGTATCAAGCCCTCCCTGGCGGCGACACTCCAGTCGGGGTAGCCGTACTTGTCCGTGGGAAACCCCCTGATAGCGGCCGGAACGGCTGCCGGGTCCATGGGTTCTGGCGGGGTCCACGGGTCCGGCAGCTCGGGGGTGAACTCAAACCCCGCGAACCTCTCTTTTACGGCCGCGGCAAACTCGGCCTGCACCTCCGCCTTCCCCTTCTTCACCTCCCTGTGCTCCCTGACGGCACCCTGGCTGGAGAACTCCGAGAAGCCCTTCCTGTAATACGGGATGGTGTCGAGGCCGGGGTTGGGTTGGGGGGCGCTCAAGTCCCTTGTCGTTACGTTCGTGCAGCCGCAGACAGCGATGGATACGGCCGCAAAGAGACCGATGCGGAAGAGGAAAAAACTCACTACTCCCTCTTCTGGAACACCTGCACCCGGCTGCCGTCCGCGGTGAACAGCCTCCCCCGTACGTCTACGAATATATGGGTGGGATGGTCGAGTTCCCCGGGCTTTACCCCGAGCCATGAAAGGGTCTCCACCACCCTGCCCCCCATATCGAAGACAACGATGGAACCGGCATGGCGGTCCAGTACGTAAATAAGCCCGTTGCCGTCAACGGCAAGGCTTACGGGGAAGCGCAGGCCGCCTTCACCGCCCCGGCCGCCGAAGCTCGTTATAAGAACCCCCTCGCCGCCGAAGACGTAGACCATGGCGGCAATGGAGTCCACCGCGTACACGAAACCGTCGGCGCCGACCCGGACGTCGTTAAACCCCATAAACCCCTCGCCCTCCACGGTTATCTCCCTTATGAAGGAACCGTCGTCGGCCACGACGAGTATCCTCCTGTTGAGCCTGTCGATGACGTAGAGCCTGTCTTCGGTATCCACCGCGAGCCCGCCCGGCACGAACCTCTCAGCCCCGGCGGGGACCCCCTTCAAGGGAAACGGCTCTACCAACTCA
Protein-coding sequences here:
- a CDS encoding c(7)-type cytochrome triheme domain-containing protein, whose translation is MSFFLFRIGLFAAVSIAVCGCTNVTTRDLSAPQPNPGLDTIPYYRKGFSEFSSQGAVREHREVKKGKAEVQAEFAAAVKERFAGFEFTPELPDPWTPPEPMDPAAVPAAIRGFPTDKYGYPDWSVAAREGLIQPSDTILEAVREKGTDADKEKDIQKDILFKINDRLMADVLFPHQAHTYWLSCKNCHPAIFKDKEKANTFTMYDIWNGEYCGRCHGKVAFQPKGFENCRRCHSVPKKEFYAPDTR
- a CDS encoding NHL repeat-containing protein, with amino-acid sequence MNYRTIICVAGMLLTGLAFALPAHSAGAKLLAVITGDEFTGMLDQPGAVFFDEEKERLYVADTGNGRLVSFDSKLEYLSELSDDAIKLPSAVVKTGGGIFILVDAERAELTLIDVKNELVEPFPLKGVPAGAERFVPGGLAVDTEDRLYVIDRLNRRILVVADDGSFIREITVEGEGFMGFNDVRVGADGFVYAVDSIAAMVYVFGGEGVLITSFGGRGGEGGLRFPVSLAVDGNGLIYVLDRHAGSIVVFDMGGRVVETLSWLGVKPGELDHPTHIFVDVRGRLFTADGSRVQVFQKRE